In Strigops habroptila isolate Jane chromosome 4, bStrHab1.2.pri, whole genome shotgun sequence, a single genomic region encodes these proteins:
- the RASD1 gene encoding dexamethasone-induced Ras-related protein 1 — translation MKLAAMIKKMCPSEAELSIPAKNCYRMVILGSSKVGKTAIVSRFLTGRFEEQYTPTIEDFHRKFYSIRGEVYQLDILDTSGNHPFPAMRRLSILTGDVFILVFSLDNRDSFEEVQRLKQQILETKSCLKNKTKENIEVPLVICGNKGDRDFYREVQPREIEQLVGGDPKKCAYFEISAKKNSSLDQMFQALFAMAKLPSEMSPDLHRKVSVQYCDILHKKALKGKKLLKEGGRGSSEEAFGIVAPFARRPSVHSDLMYIREKAIGGGHSKEKDRCVIS, via the exons ATGAAACTGGCAGCGATGATCAAGAAGATGTGTCCCAGCGAGGCCGAGCTGAGCATCCCCGCCAAGAACTGCTACCGCATGGTCATCCTGGGCTCCTCCAAGGTGGGCAAGACTGCCATCGTCTCCCGCTTCCTCACCGGCCGCTTCGAGGAGCAATACACACCCACCATCGAGGACTTCCACCGCAAGTTCTACAGCATCCGTGGGGAGGTCTATCAGCTCGACATCCTGGACACATCGGGCAACCACCCCTTCCCTGCCATGCGCCGCCTCTCCATCCTCACAG gaGACGTATTCATCCTTGTGTTCAGCTTGGACAACCGAGACTCCTTTGAGGAGGTGCAGCGCCTGAAGCAGCAGATCCTAGAGACCAAGTCATGcctgaagaacaaaaccaaggagAACATCGAGGTGCCCCTGGTCATCTGCGGCAACAAAGGTGACCGTGACTTCTACCGGGAGGTGCAACCCCGGGAGATCGAGCAGCTGGTAGGAGGGGACCCCAAGAAATGCGCCTACTTTGAGATCTCAGCCAAGAAGAACAGCAGCCTGGACCAGATGTTCCAGGCTCTCTTTGCCATGGCCAAGCTGCCCAGTGAGATGAGCCCCGACCTGCACCGCAAGGTCTCGGTCCAGTACTGTGACATCCTGCATAAGAAAGCGCTGAAAGgcaagaagctgctgaaggagggGGGCCGGGGCAGCTCAGAGGAGGCGTTCGGCATCGTGGCCCCCTTTGCCCGGCGCCCCAGTGTCCACAGCGACCTCATGTACATCAGGGAGAAAGCCATCGGTGGTGGGCACAGCAAGGAGAAGGATCGCTGCGTGATCAGCTAG
- the MED9 gene encoding mediator of RNA polymerase II transcription subunit 9: protein MASGGGVAAARAAEEPPPSEPPAEQKPPPPPQPPPAQEFSFLPLVHDIIKCMDKDSQDVHQVLNELKNKFQEMRKLISSMPGISVSPEQQQQQLQNLREQVRTKNELLQKYKSLCMFEIPKE, encoded by the exons ATGGCCTCGGGTGGGGGGGTGGCCGCGGCCCGCGCCGCCGAGGAGCCGCCGCCGTCCGAGCCGCCCGCCGAGCAGaagccgccgccgccaccgcaGCCGCCGCCGGCGCAGGAGTTCTCGTTCCTGCCGCTCGTCCACGACATCATCAAATG catggACAAGGACAGCCAGGATGTTCACCAGGTGCTGAATGAGCTCAAGAACAAGTTCCAGGAGATGAGGAAGCTGATCAGCTCCATGCCCGGCATCAGTGtgagcccagagcagcagcagcagcagctgcagaaccTGCGGGAGCAGGTCCGGACCAAAAACGAACTGCTGCAGAAGTACAAGAGCCTTTGTATGTTTGAAATCCCCAAGGAGTAG